The following is a genomic window from Balneola sp..
TTCCTGTAATCAGGAGATATGAACAGTTTAGCAAACTCAAAAGAATCTTCATCCAGTCTTTTTAAAGCAACACATCCAACTATATCTTCTTTGTATCTGGCGAAAAAAACAAATCCACCTGTCTCTATATAAGCTTTATCAGGATTTGAAAGCGTAAATTTATCTTCTTCCTCCAATTCTCCATCTAATACATCTTTTAGCCAGGGTGTTGCCAAATCAGAAAAATATTTTTTCAGACTCGGTTTATAGTCAACCACTTTAACAGTACCCCAATCCTTATTTTTTGCTGTTTCATTGATAGGAAACTTTATTGAATTCGTATCAATCCTATTTAAGATGTTTATTAAATCAGGATGCCCGTTATCAAAAAGTTCTTTTAAAGCTCTAGTGAACGAAAGCCAAATTGGTTCTAGTTTTTTTAAGAGCTTATTCCCTTTATGGGATAATTGTACAAGTTTAGATCTTTTGTCATCAGGATTAACCTCTAATTTGACCAGCTCTTCTTTTTCAAGTTCTCTCAATACATTTTTTACCGAGATATGGGAGAAATCAATTCGATCTGCAATCTCCATGATTGCTAATGGCTTATTTGCGTTAGCGAGAACATAGAATACAGAAAACCAACTGGCCTTAAATTCAATACCTGCTTCTTTATAAATTTTATCTCCATCCAGATAGAGCTTTTCACTTATTCTTCTAAATCTGGTTGCTCCAGCCAGGTGACCTAGTTCTTTTAAGATATCATTCATGAGTGTATTTTTATGAAAGGACTTTCATAAATTATAAAAGTCCTTTCATAAATACTACAATTTTTTAATCCTAACGAAAAGCTTTGAGTTTATGGAGAGGGGATAAGTGCCAATATGAACAGGCTAACCACAAGGCTTTTCAATCGATAAACTTAGTTCGATCGTTCTTCAAATTCTTTTCTCCCTAGTGTATATAGTTTTAGCTCTTCATTACCATCTGGAAGTTTGATATACGATTGGTGTCGAAAACCGAGCCTATCTAACACTTTGCAGGATACGGTATTGTTATCTGTAGTAATGGCACTTATTTCTTCTTGTTCAAACCTTTCAAAGGCCACCTTCACCATCATCAATGCACCTTCCGTAGCGTATCCTAGTCCTTCAAATTCTGAAAGGAGTGCATACCCGATATCTAATCCATCAACTCCATTTCTGTCATGTATGCTACAAGTCCCCACAGGATCACCAGACTTCTTTTCGATCATCACATGGTTAATGAAACCTTTCTCCTCTAATACAGGACTCATCCGGGAATTCATGTATTCCCTTGCACGCTCATCGCTTGTGATATTTCTGTCTCCAATATTGAGGTGCCATTTTTCTGTATTCATCAGCCTGAAGAGGAAGTTGGCATCTTCTTCATTAATGAGTCTTAGTTTTAGTCGCTCCGTTTCCATCTAGAAGAATCGAAAATGAGGGCGACTTACATAAGACGAAAATTCCCAGGGTATATTTACAAGGATGATGATGAGTCCAATAGAAAACCAGATGGTCATTGTTTTGAATTTTGCCAGATCATCGGTGTTCCTCTTAGCAGAAGAAGATCCAAAAGTGATTAAGCCAACAGCCAATATCATCATAATGGGATGTTCCATCCCAAAAAAGCGGATGTCACTAATCTTGACAGCGTCCCCGAAGTTTTCAAAAAAATAGCGGATAATTGGGCTGATGGGGTATAGAATAATCCCAATTAGAAATTGAATATGTGTTAAGGTTATCGTCCAATGTCTGAATCGATTATCAACAGTGTCGAACTTTTTCTTAGTAACCCACCCTCTAATCCCTAGAACGATAGAAATGAGTAGACTAATTAATACTAACCAACGGAATATGGAATGACTTGTCAAAAGTACATGATACATGTTGATTGAGTTTTGTTTATGGCATCAATTTACTCTTAATTCATCTTGTATTTCTTTCTATACTCTGAAGGGCTCATTCCTTCTTTATTTTTGAATAATTTTGAAAAATACTGTGGGTATTCAAACCCCAATTCATAGGCTACTTCAGAAATATTTTTATTTGGATTCAATAAAATATTCTTGGCTTCATCTATCAAGTACAATTGTAAATGTTCGGTTGTAGTTTTACCGGTCTCTTTTTTTAGAGTATCGCTAAGGTAGCGTTGGGAAACCGACATCTTTTCTGCTAACTGTTCGATACTTGGGATGCCTTGT
Proteins encoded in this region:
- a CDS encoding GNAT family N-acetyltransferase, translated to MNDILKELGHLAGATRFRRISEKLYLDGDKIYKEAGIEFKASWFSVFYVLANANKPLAIMEIADRIDFSHISVKNVLRELEKEELVKLEVNPDDKRSKLVQLSHKGNKLLKKLEPIWLSFTRALKELFDNGHPDLINILNRIDTNSIKFPINETAKNKDWGTVKVVDYKPSLKKYFSDLATPWLKDVLDGELEEEDKFTLSNPDKAYIETGGFVFFARYKEDIVGCVALKRLDEDSFEFAKLFISPDYRKMGIATKLIERCITRCMENEADTLWLQTTLSMPKAHKLYYKLGFDDREAPPQMAVLDRTEKIMCKSL
- a CDS encoding N-acetyltransferase; amino-acid sequence: METERLKLRLINEEDANFLFRLMNTEKWHLNIGDRNITSDERAREYMNSRMSPVLEEKGFINHVMIEKKSGDPVGTCSIHDRNGVDGLDIGYALLSEFEGLGYATEGALMMVKVAFERFEQEEISAITTDNNTVSCKVLDRLGFRHQSYIKLPDGNEELKLYTLGRKEFEERSN